The Nymphaea colorata isolate Beijing-Zhang1983 chromosome 5, ASM883128v2, whole genome shotgun sequence DNA segment TCATCTCATTCTACAATTTCTATGTTGAGCAAAGAACTGCGGGAAGGACACCTTCAGTCCCTCCTTGCATCTTCATCTTATCCTGTTGCTTCATCCAATACAGCTCCCGACCCATTGTTATCATCATTCATTTACAGCATGCCCATGGTTGACGCTCCAGCTAAACCAGAGTTGAATTCACCAGTTGAGACAGTTTCTGATAAAAAGCCGTTAGATGATAAAGTGAGAGAAAGGTATGTCTGGTTGCCTGTTACTAAGTTACCAACAGAGTTCCATGGGCATTTTGTTTGGATACTTTATTTAGACAATTCATAACATGAACCAGTaaattctataattttttttttcaatttcgtTGTAAGCCTGCCTCTCAccattttttccagaaaaaaaaaattgttatacaGCAAGGGTCGATGATGACTAAAGAGGAGAAGGATTAGAGTCCTCTAGGGGCTactgtaaaaggaaaaagaagttaACAAACCTCTATATCAGCATTCTCCttaagaaacacaaaaataaagTAAGATTTTAAACCCCACCACTGAGAGAGCTTTTGCTGTCACTCTGAACCTCTTTCAGCCAATGCAACCATCTTTGATGGTTCAAGATATAGCTATCTTCTGCCATGAAGAATGTGCTTCAGCCTGGTTAGTATGTGTATCCTGCTTCAAGAAAGAGCTCTTAGATGAGAAAATCTCAACTCCGGCCTCTTGGCTGTTCTGAATATCCAAGATCCTGCCTAATAAGCCAGAGCTAGGAAGGGTGCCTAAAGAATTCCATCTGGCATGCTcctgctttctcttttttcacttagtttatttatttcaatGGTATTGGAACTCGTCTATTTCTTAATCTAAATAACTGACCCTGGGGCCTGGACCAGGTTGGATTAATTCACCTATTTGTGAGTTACTTGGCTGCCAAATAAAACTCTTGAGCCATTGGCTAATAAGGGAGTGATTGGTTGCTTTTCAAACTTAACCCCACTATGAACTGTGTTTAGTTGAACTATTTTTCAGCAAGTTAACTGATGATCAGAAATTGTTCTGGATTGGACTGTTACCTAAATGCGAAGCACCTAAAAGATCTAGCCAATGCAGGAAAGTTTAAACACAAATCCTGGTATCACATGTGGTCCTTACGTGGAGCCCAGTGCAAACAGGCAGTTTCTAGTATGCATTATGCACACATTTGAGTAACCTACTTTCATTGACAGCATGTCCTGACATAGGGTCCATTGGGGCTAGACATGCCTGACCCTATATTAGGGCCCATTGAAAGATTAAATTCATCCAGATTTCCTTCAGGCTTTCTGGCAACAGAGTGAACCTATGTGCAGGACCTCCTCGAAGAACCTTTACCCATTCAGTAGGCATTCCATATACATGTCCATATCAAGTTTGGGTAGgtaatcagagagagagagagagagagagagagagcaatttCATTTACTGTCCTTTTCAAAGTCTAAATGCCACCTCTGCAGGCTTCTTGATGCCTAGCATAATTTATAAGGATATTTTGTTATTTAccggtgccacatgttttctTTTAGTTGAAATAGTATAATCTAAGACGACTGTTTAATAGAAGTGCTTTTTTGTACTTCAAATTCAAGACCAGCTTGATTTGCGAAGGTGGAACTCTTAGCAACTGTATTCCAATAACAATGGTGATTAAGGGCCTAATTAGGTGCTCTTTTGTTAGCCTACAGCTTGAGGCCAGTCATTTCAAGGGTATATAGGTCAGGTTAATGGTTCCTTGTGAGTCTAAATCTGAGATCCGTCTTTATCTCCAAGTTTAGGTGTTCGGTGGAAATTGTTTTAGTGGAGAACCTTCAACATCCAATCTGTGAACTATTGTTTACTACAGCAAGGAACCATCCTGCCATTCTTGGTGAAGCTAAAAGGTTGCAAGAAATtggttataaacttataattgTTCAATTTCTTACCATTTGTGTGCTGTTTTTCTGTCTTTTCTCTTGCTTGAGTGTTTGTTTAGGCCACATTCATCTGACTTAGTAAGTGTTGATTGTAAGAACATTTTTGCAATTTGGATCTATTATTGGCATGTTTGTCATCCTCACTTGTTTTGGTAGGCCAGAAGTAGTAGGTGAGATATGCCGAGGATTAGGATTTTATGAATTTCAGCCAAATTTGAGAACCTTTGCTTTTGATTATGGTGTTAACTCTAAAATGCAAATGGCAATGCCTAGCCATATATTGAAATGGGAAGCACATGTGCATGCTTGCAAGGTGCTCACTTTTCAAGTCCCAGCCACTTTTCTGATGTTTCAGATGGAGCAGCCATTTATGTGTCTAGTTCTTTTCTGCTTGTAGTATCATACTGGTAGCTTTTTCTGTCTCCGTTAAGATTGATAAACCCTTCATGTATTTGagtgaatgagttgaactttTTGGAAATTTATTGTGTTCATGTCACTATGTTGGTCTGACTTTGCAAAATCCGTGGTTCCAGTACTGAACCGCCTGTGTCAGATAAGGACCAGGAGGAGAGGGCTCGTCGATGCAGCTTCGTCCAAGAGCTTTTGCTGTCGACCATTTTCAAGGACACGTTGTGAAAGC contains these protein-coding regions:
- the LOC116254313 gene encoding protein DEHYDRATION-INDUCED 19-like, which produces MDADSWAARFSASKRHQALQFRSSADLQLSFDDFETEEDLRAEFPCPFCSEDFDIVGLCCHIDDEHSIEAKNAVCPVCGTRVGMDMVGHITMQHGHFFKMQRRRRFRKGSSHSTISMLSKELREGHLQSLLASSSYPVASSNTAPDPLLSSFIYSMPMVDAPAKPELNSPVETVSDKKPLDDKVRESTEPPVSDKDQEERARRCSFVQELLLSTIFKDTL